The following is a genomic window from Haloterrigena salifodinae.
ACTGCAGTCGGAGAAAGGGACTGAGCGTTTGGGAGCGATTCACCGCGAAGGATCCCGCCAGAAAACAGTAGTGTCGCTCCAATAAGCATCGCCCATCCTTGGAGGGCTTCCGCTGGCAGTTCTTCATCGAACAACTGGAGTAGAACAGAGCCAACTGCGAACAGTGTTGTTCCGAGAAAAACCAGTCCAACCCCGAGTACCGTCGATGAAAGCAATGTAGTGTCAATTGACGGTTGCGAGAGAACCAAGACACCACTCAGACCAAGGCAGAACCCGATAACGTCAAGAAGGTCTCGAGACTCACCGAGGATCGGGACTGCAACGAGGGCTGCTATGACTGGTGACATTGTAGTAACGACAGACGCAACTGCACCCGAAATATGCTGAGTGCCGAGGTATAATCCTGCTTGATAGCCACCAAACATGAATCCCCCAACAATAATGATGTTCAAGAGTTCGCGGTTAGTTTGTGGAAGCACTCGATCTGTCGCCATTCGTGCGTATCCAAGGACGAGGCAGCCGGAGATAGCGTAACGGATGCCTGCCGCACTAAGTGGCGGTAGTTGGGTGACTATAATCTCGATTGCTGGGAAACCGGCCCCCCATAGAAAACCCAGTCCAATGATGGTGAGACCTGCAGGAATGTGGAATCGTTGTTGGGTTGTCGCTCTCATATTACGTTGATTAGTATAACCCGCTGGATTGCTAATAATAGAGCGAATACGGCAGTCCTCCACGCGATTTTCGGTTATTCTGAAGCAGCTTCGATATAGATGCGATAAAGTCGACAAAGTTTGAAGTTACTACGAGTTTTAGGTCATTCACACGCTATGGATGAGAAAGACATTCGGATCTTGAAATCACTGGAGGAACTCGAGACGACGAGCACCGAGAAGATTAGAGAATCAACAGGAATTCCGCTGTCGACAATTCATTATAGACTTAACAATCTTCGAGACGCCGGAGTGATCACAAACGATCGACTGGATCTTGATCTTGATAAATTCGGATTAGGTGTGACAATACTTGTACATGTATTCACGAAAGATGATCAATCTCACACGGAGTGTGGCCAGGTTATCGCTGACATTGAAGGGGTTACAAAGGTCTTCTTCACAATGGGGGATACCGATTTCATTGCATTAGCTCGGCTCTCTGACAGTGATAGCGTTGGGCGGCTCATTTCTGACTTCGAAGAACTTGACGAGGTTGCTCGAACTGACTCCACGTTTGTGATCGAACGTGAACTCGACAGTCATTACCCGCTCCAACATTACAGCGAAGAAACTCTTCTTAAAGAATTTACGGAGTAATCTACTCAGCTGGGCGTTCCCTCACTAGGAGAAATGTAAAAGAATATCCCGGAACTTTACCCGGGATGAATACGGAAGTTATAGCGGTGACAAGAGCGTCCGCTCTACTAGGAGCAGCGGAACGTTGTAGTTGCTGTTAAGGAGGTTCAGCCGCTCTTCTTGCCGGTGCGTAATTCAGTTAGCAGCGCCCTCGAGAGAGGGATTAATCAGAATAGCTAGCTGCAAACTTAGTCTCAGTACCTCACAAAGCCGGTTAGTTAGAACGTCTGCTTGCTGCGAATGTGACTAACAAACAGCAGCAAGCAGACAGTGAAATCCACGAGAACCAACTCCTTGACTTCCTCGTCAACCGGCTTGACGAGGAAGTTTCTCTTGACCTTGCCAACAACGCAGATATCGACACAGAGGACATTCACGAGGTCCTCGTCGGCGCGGCCGCCGACGGGACCTCGATTTCCACGCTGTACAACTCCAGTGAAGACTCGCCACCGGCGAACACGATTCTCTACCACCTCCGGACGAAGTTCGAGCCGGAACGGCTCGAACGAGTCGCTAACACACTCCTTCGGAAGGATGTCGTCGAACTGCTCCCCAAGCAGGTGGAGGTCTGCGCAGACCTCCACCTGCGGCCCTACTACGGTAACGAACATGAGACAAACCACCTCTACCACTCGGAGGCCAAGCGTGGGACCACTACGTTCCACGCGTACGCGACGCTCTACGCACGTGTGAAGAACAAGCGCTACACGCTAGCGGTGCGCCGTCTCGAAGACGGCGACACCGCCAGCAGTGTCCTCGTCGAGTTCCTTGGTGTTCTCGATGGCCTTGACGCCGGGGTCAAGGCCGTTTACCCCGATCGCGGATTCTACGACAGCAAGTGTCTCACGCTGCTACAAGCGCACAACTACGCCTACGTCGTCCCGATCATTCGGTGGGGTGAGACGATTCAGCAGGAACTCTCGGAAGGGTGGAGTCGCGTGATCGAACACGATCTGACAGGGAAACTCGACGGTCACAGCTGGACCGTCGAGTTTCCCGTCTACATCGACTGTACGTACCTGAACGGCCGATACGACGAAAACGGTGTGGCGCGTCACGGCTACGCCGCTGACGCGCCGTTCATCGAGACCCCACGCGAAGCTCGATACCACTACTCGAAACGCTTCGGTATCGAGTCGAGCTATCGCTTGTCCGAGCAAGCGATAGCGACGACAACAACGCAAGATGCGACGGTTCGGTTCCTGTACGTAGTGGTGAGTCTGCTGTTGGGGAACGTTTGGCGGTATCTCCACTACGAGTTTGTGGCGACGCCCCGCCGAGGCGGGCGTCGCCTCTGGCGGTGGCCGTACAAGGAGTTCATCAATATGATTCGGCGGGCTGCGTGGACGGCCCTCGCGGTGCGTCGGGCCGTCCCCGCGAACCGACCACCAGACAACCGGTTTACACGGTAACTCTCGATCGGGCTAGCCTGCGGTGTGAGTGACAACCCTGTCGCGTCGGCGGCTGACCGCCGCCGACAGCGACGCCTTTCCGTCGATTCGTCCATGATTCTCTCGTCAAGATCGTCAGTGTAACCGCTTCGACACAGAACTCAGGCCTCAGAAACAGTTAGCCGAGGATGCTTTGTGAGGTACTGAGTCTAGCAATCTTCCCGTCAGTCGGTTTAGCTGGGTGTCTCGACCAACTAGCGGCTACCAGTTCCGACTCCACATCACTGCCCGATCCAGTGTCGGAACTCGAATTCGAGATCACCGATACCGATTTCGATCCAAGGGCTGATCCCGTGATCTCGTTTCCCGAGGAAGCCGACGAAGCGACGGTTGAAGGAACGATCTGGGTAGGATCGAAGAAATGTAACGAAGCGACGCTCACTGACGTTTCCTTCGACAGGGCGGACGGGTCTGTGGAGCTTCGTATCAGCCCCGGGAAATCGGATGAACACCCCAATAATCGCCTTCTCGGCGGTTCCTGCGATGATGTCTCGAGTTCGATCTGCTCGCGTTCGGCGTCGATAATTCGCCAGCGCATCAGTGTTCCCCTCCGAACTTGCAGTCGTCTCAGTGAGCGTCCTCTGGCAGCAATGCTCGGGTTGAATTCGTAACGACCAGTAAGCTACTTGCACCCATCGCAAGTGCGGCGAAAAGCGGATTTAGAAGGCCTAGCACAGCCAGCGGGATTGCAATTGCGTTGTAGCAAAACGCCCACCCAATATTTCCTTTCACGCGTCGGTTTGTCGCCTGGGCGAGATCAAAGATAGTTTCGACAGACGAGAGATCGTCGTCGACGAGAGCGACGTCCGCAGCATCAGCGGCCATCGCAGTACCGCCACCGAGCGCGATACCGAGGTCAGCTGCGGCTAACGCCGGCGCATCATTGGTACCATCACCGATCATCACTGTTCGCCCAGTCTCGTTGAATTGTTCGACAGTCGCTGCTTTTCCTTCAGGGGGGACACCCGCAAACACTTCGTCAACAGCACGATGCTCACGAAAGCTCTCCGCCGCTCGAGCATCGTCTCCGGTAAGGACAATGACCTCCCGTTCGGTATCCGAAATCGCGGTCAACGTCTCGTCCCAGTTCGCTCGTAGTTCGTCACCAACGACGACAACGCCCTCGGTGGTTCCGTCGCGTCCGACAGCGACTGGAACCCGACCCGTTTCGCGGCTGCCGTCAATACGCTCGGCGACTACCGCAGGGACCTCCCACCCCTGGTCACGGAACAGATCTGGATGGCCGACGATGATTTCGTCTCCGTCTACGATACCCGTAACACCGGTTCGATGACTATCAAAGGATTCGACGCGATCATCTATCGAACTGGCGTCTGAGGCGGATTCAGCTGTACTACCGTCAGGCACCGGCCGTTCGGCGGCAATTGCTCGCCCGACCGGATGTGATGACCGCTCCTCAAGGAGCGCCGCCTTCTCAAGTAGGGCTGCCTCTAAATTGGTGTCGGTGACAGTCATCTCGCCCGTCGTCAATGTACCTGTCTTGTCGAAGACAATGGTGTCCGCATCACTGATTCGCTCAAACACGGTATCGTCAAAGATGACAATCGAGCGTTCCAACGCGTCGCGGATCCCCGCAGCGACTGCGAGCGGTGTCGCCAGTCCGAGCGCACATGGACAGGAAACGATCAGTACTGTGAGACCGACGAGAAGGGCTGAGGCCCCATTACCGAGCAGGAGATACACGCCGGTGACGATAACTGCGAGGACGAGAACAACCGGCACGAAGATCGTCGCTAATTTGTCTGCGAGCTTCTGAATACCGTGAGAGCCGCTCTGGAGGTCCCAGACAAGTTCAGCAATCCGATCAAGGCTGTTCGTAGCATCTTCTCCAACACGGATGGTCACCGCACCATTAGTCACCATCGAGCCGCCAACTACGGTATCCCTGATACGCTTCCGTACAGGAAGAGACTCACCAGTGACAACTGCTTCGTCGACGGCTGCGTCGCCATCAACTACCACACCATCAATGGGGATTCGCTCTCCAGACCGTACTAGTACGTGATCATCAACCTCGAGGTCATCGACTGCGATATTTTCATATTCACCGTTTCCGCCAACGCGGCGGGCCTCATCGACCTGAATAGCCGTCAAATCGGAGAGACGGTCGGTCGCCTGTTGCTTGATCGACGATTCATAATAGTTGCCGACCGTGACGATGACAATGATAGCAACAGTCACGTCGTAGTAGATGTGCTTGCCCCCCAGTGCGATCGAAAGTGTACTGTAGAGGTAGGCACTCACAGCTGCGATCGCGACGAGTAGATCCATATTTGGAGACCGCATCCGAATACTGACGTACGCGCCCTGGAGGATTGGCTTTCCAGTCACTGCCAGGATGATTGTCGTGAGCGCCGCGATGACAACGTAGAAAGGCGTCGCAAGGGGACCCGCGAGTGTGGCTTCGAAGAACTCCGTGACCCGCTCACCGTAAAACAGTCCGCCGAAATACGTTGGATAGATGATGACAAGATACTGCAGCATCACGGACATCCCCATGAGAACACCGACCGCAACTCGCCCCATCTCCCAATTGTTCGCTCTCCGGCGGCTAAACGCATCATCACGTGAGTAAGCGCTGTAACCGAGACCACTGATCGTCTCCTGAAGATCAGCCTTTGAGACACGATCTGGATCGTGATCGATCCGAACCGTGTCCGTCACATAGCTCGAGTTCGCGTCACTGACACCCTCAACTGCAGTTGCAGCCGATTCGATGAAGGCCTCACAGGTTGCACAGTGCATTCCATCAACTTCCAGAAACGTTGCTTCGTGATCCGGTGGAATCTCCCGATTAGCCTCTGATTTGTCTCGAGCACGGCGGACGTCTTCCGCCTCGATATCGTCGACGTCGCCGAGCGCATTGTAGACATCGCGACAACCGATACAACAAAACGGGTTCCCATCGTCGACGATATCACTTCCTTCTACGGGAAGCTCACAGAGCGTACAACCAGTTTTAGTTGTGTTATTATTGCTCATTGTATCTTACTAGCTAGTGTGACCACTTGCCGCTTCGATTCCGTCATAGAACGGTAATCTAGGATGCGGTAGATGAATCCCTAGACTCATCAATCCATGTGTGAGCAGGATGTAGCCGAGGACGACGAACGCAACCCCAAGCAATCTATGCACTCGTTGCCGATGAACCACGCCGACGGCGTCAATGATGGTTCCATACGCGAAGACAGTAGGAATTGTACCGAGTCCAAGTGCGCCAAGAGCTACTGCCCCACCGACAGGTGAGCCGATTGCAAACGCATACAGAAACGCTGGGTAGAGGATCGGGCACGGTAACAGGCCGTGAACTGCACCAAGTCCGACGATACCAGGGCCGTTCGCAAGACGATCAACACGTGCCGCAAGCCAGCCAGATATTCGCTCGAGGCCTGGTAAGTGAATACCACCAGTTGTTCGTCCCAGTAAGTAATATACCCCGACGACCATGACGAGGCCACCGATAATGAGACCGATTCCGCCACGGACGAACTCGACGACAGATGAAAGCGATGCAGTCGTCACAAACAACGTACTGCCGAGTGCACCGAACACCGCCCCGAGAAGCGTATAACTCGCCGCTCGTCCGATGTTGAACAGTGCATGCTGGCGCACCTCGTAGGTTGTAAGATGATTCTCCCGACCGCTATCTGATGTGCTGCTCTTCATTTGACTCGCATAAACGGTGACGAGCGGACCACACATTCCGATACAGTGGGCACCGGCGAGGACACCGATTACGAGAAACAACAGCACGTCGACGCCAAGGAATGTGAATAGGTTCATATCTATGTGAGTAGCGAGTGATACTAGTCGAAGTAGCTGTTCCAGATAGTAATGGATTCCGTCTCGAACTCACCGTTCTCCTCTTCAGTTTGGTCGAAACAACCGGCAATGGTAACTGTGATTTCGCCGCTCACTGCTGGCACAAACCAGTGCCGTTTGATGGTTGCATCACTACAGGTATCGCATCGCACCTAACGCGACCTCCAAGCCGAGTCAGAACAGCACATCGATACCTGTCTACACAATCTCGATCTATACGAATCCGAAACACCGACGAGTACCTATCGTACACGACGATGCAGAATATACTATCTAATCTGAAAAACTGGTGGGATGAGTTGAACGACGTGTACTCGAAGGTGTTGCAAATGATCGCTCGTCGTGTCAGCAACAACCTCGACCGCCTCGATTTTGACGGGGCCGTCGTTCTCAAGAGTGTAGAGCGATCAAGAGTGGATCGATCAGGCGCTCGAGGATGTCGACGAGATTCTCGAGCCCGCTCTCGAGACCGTCGTTCAGAACAAGGTCGCACGGGTGCGATACCCTGACGAGATCGACGAGAAGACACGATATCTGATGTGAGAGGTGAGAGTTCCAGGCGCGGTGGTCTGGTTCGACGAGGCGGTCGAAGATCTCGCGTGTCGTCGCGGCGTACTCTCGGCGGTGGATCGAGAGTTTCGCGAGACGATTGCAGCGATGATGATAGCCGACACGCACCCGGAACTCGAGGATCCGGACGACGTCAGGGAGGGTGATATCGATCTGGCTCTCGTCGAGGCCGGGCTCGGGGTGGACGTAGTCCCGGTCGATCCCGACGCTATCGAAGATCCCAAGTCGATCAGCGCGTTCTCACGACAATCGGACGGGGAAATCAGCAGCTATCCAGTGGATCAGAGCCGAGGAGGAACGTGAGGATCGGCCGCAGACATTCGAAAAGGTGAACGAACGGGTTGGCGACCGATGCCCGAACGGACAGGATCGCGGCGAACGCCCAGCACCGCACCGCGGCCGCTGCTGCTGGCGACCGGTGGACAGTCGACCTAGAACACGCAAGATGGACAGTCCCACCGAAACAGCGCTCGCAATTGACAGTCCCTACTGTTGTCGAGTTCACGCATGAACTCGAGTTCAGTGATACGCTGGAATACAGGGTGTCAAAGAAAGTTCCCATACCCTCTCTGTGACTACCCGACAAACGGGAAGTACAGGCCAAGGACTTACCACAGAAGCTGTTCTCATCAGTCCACTCGCATAACTGCTAACCGAAACTGCTCGAACGACCGAATTAGCTCAACGAACTCGCCGGGATCAACCGGTTTTTCGAGCACTGCATCTTCGTCTGCATCATGATCGAGATCCCGGGATTCAATCAAGTCTTCCTTCATCCCAGTCAGGACAATCACTGGCACCTGATCTAGTTCTGGGTGATGTTTGATCTCGTGTAGAACGTCCTCACCGTCTACTTTTGGCAGGTTCAGGTCAAGCAGTACAATGTCTGGTTGGGAAGCGTCTTCGTACTCGCCGCGTTGATAAATAAAGTCGAGTGCTGCTTGGCCATCAGTGACGGTGGTGAGTGTATTTCCGATGTTGCCGTCTGAGAAGGCTTCTTCGATGAGACGAATATCGCCGGGGTTGTCTTCTACCAACAGTATCACCGCCCCTGATGAGCCACTTCCCATAGTCTGATACTCCGGGTGAATAGGTATAAGAAATTCGGTGAGATGCCTATTAAGCGGACTTTCAAGGCTCGAGCATCAGCTATTGCTGAGGACTCTTGATCAGTAAGCACGTGTAGTGAACGGATAGTTCGATCCAGAGTAGGTGAAAAGAACATCATCCGAATTGTTCTCTGATACCCTCTGAAACAAGTAAGATGGACAGTCCCTTGTTCTTACTCGAGTTCAGTGATTCGCTGGTCACCAGGGCTGACAGTCCACTCGGCTGGAAGCCGCCGAAGTCCAGGACATGCTGGTCACCAGAACTGACAGTCCCCCTGTTGCATGTTGGCTGACACGGTGCCGTGTCGCTCGTGGATGGTCCTACTGAACTGGAGTTCACAAGTGACAGTCCCCTACTGTCGTCGAGTTCACTCATGAACTCGAGTCTACGTGATCCGCTGTTCTGGAACCCCCGTGTTTCGCACAAGACGGCACCCAACTAGTGCGGTCACGGTGGCCCAGATGGTGCGTCGATGCTGGCACCCCTAGCAGTGCATTAAGATAAGAGGAATTGATCTATGTTACTCACGTTGGCACCCAATAGGCCGGTCCTACCGGTTGGCACCCCCCCACACTGACGCTTTGCGTCTTTGTTGGCCTATTTCGGCAGCAGAGGACTGTCCTCACTCTCGTCGGTGGTGACTGTCCTGTGCAGTCCCACAGCCATGCTTTGCTGGACCTCACTCAGTCCCTGGGGTTACCTCATCGCTGTCGCCGTTGTGTCCTACTGTTGCAGCCTCTCGCTGCGCGATCTCCTACTGTGCGGTACACTGGTCTGTTGGCGGCTTGCCGTTCTCCCGGTGTTGACTGTCCGCTGGCAGTACACTCTGCTTTGGGGGACCACTGCTCGCACTGCTGGACGTCCCTCTCTTGCCGGGAGAGACCAGCGCTGTGCTGTCCTAGCGCTGTCGCTATCGTTACGCGGTCTCCAGAGTCGCGCTGCTCGAGTTCACGTGGTCACAGTTTCTCGCTGTCCTGGATGGCGGCGCTGTCGGCGCTCTCAGTGCTGACTGTCCTGCTGCGCGGTATACTCTGCTCTGCGGGCGCTGCTCGCATTGCTGGACTGTCCCCCTTCATCTCTGCACCTTTCCGCTCTGGGTCTGATACACCCTGACTGTCCCACAGTCTCATTCCGGCTGTCTTCCTCGCCGTCACTCTCGAGTGGACTGTCCCACTGCTGGTTGTTCCCTACTCTGGGTACCTGGAGCTCACTCGAGTTTCCGTCGGCTCTCTGCGTCCGCTGGGGTGCCCCTGTTCGCGTCATTTTGTCCATCCTCTCTCTTGTGATATATTCGGGTGCCATCCTCTGCTGTTGCACTCGTCAGTCTGACTCTGGTTCCCACCTCGATTTCCCCGTGGTTTCTGTGCTGAACTCTCCTCGAGATCTGTCGCGCACATCTGTGACAGGATGTTGATACTACTCTGGATTTTCCCACTCTGCGTTATTTTTTGGTTTTCGGCTGGCTCATGTACAGCACTCGGTGTTTCTTGACTCAATTGAATCCAACCAGAATATTATTGTTGGAGTAGTTCGTTAGCCTTGAGTATAGTAGACTATGACATCTGATACATCCGCCACCCTCTCCCCCAAAGAAGCCGACGAAATCCAGGAAAAACTTGACCAGGGAAATGAACATCGACGCAACATCCTGAGTGCACTGGTAAGCGCTGAGAGCGACACTCTGAACACGTCAGAAATCCGAAATCGAGCCAACGTCCCTAGCGGGAGTATGAATCACTATCTCGTTACCCTCACCGAGTGGGGCATCCTCGAAGAGACGGGGGAGCGAGAGTACAGCCAAGGCGGCGGACGGAAAGCCCGCGTCTGGCGGCTCAGCGAGAAGGGAGAAGAATTCGTCGAAGAGTACTCAGATGCACTCACTCCGCCAAAAGGGGCCGCAACAGCGGAGCGCGTGACAGCACTGGAAAATCGGATCGAAGATCTCGAAGACGAAACGCGCAAACGCCGGAAAACGATCGTAGAGATACTGAAAGTGATTGCCGAATCTCAAGATAAACAGACCCAACAGCAGGTCTCAGAGATTGTGACCAACGCCGATTTATAGGAGTCGGTCAAGCGATTCCATGTTCTTGTTGTTCGTGTTCTCGTTGCTGCTAGCAGTCGTCTCGCTGGCTGCCTCGCTGTTATCGTCTTCTTCTGGATCGGGCTCCAGATCGTCGTTGCTCTCATTCTGGGGCTCGTCGCCGCCGTCGTCACGATCGTCACGACCGAGACTCGAGAGCGGGATGGTCATCCCGTCAACGTAGACCTTGAGGTCGTCGACGGACAGCGTCTCGTCCTCGTCGATCGTCGGCACCACGATGATGTACCAGTCCTTGCCAGGCTCCGGGGTCTCGCCGTTGAACTCGTATTCCGGGATTATCGGCGTTTTGATGGTTCGCATACTCTTGTCGACCTCGTTGTCGACCGCTGGGTAGCGATCGATGTCGGTGAAGACACTCTTGGCGTCGGGGAACCGAGCGTGCTCCTCGCCGGCGCCATCTCGGAGAATAATCTCGCCGGTGGTTTCGTCGCGGACCCACACGTCTTCGCGAGCGCCGGGACGATACACTCTTTCCCCGTCAATACTCAGGGGTCGAAGGTTGTAGAACCGGATTTTTCCGGAAACGGAGTGTCGCTCTCGAGCGCCTCGTGGCTCCTCGGCCAGCGTTTTCCAGACGTTCTCGGCGACGTCCTCTCGGCAGACGAATAGACAGTTCTTACCCTCGCTGAACGCACTCGCGAGGTTGCGGACGGTCTGTCCCTGTTTCGTCGATCCTGTGCTCTTCTCGGCCTCGAGAACGGCCTCTCGGCCGCCAGTGAGAGCGTCGACCGTCGGATACTCTTCGCGGAACTCCTCGAGCGCTTCGGCGATTGCCACGGGATCGGCGTCACTGTCGACCTCAAGCAGCGGCATCGGATCAAGCGTCCCATCTGGAAGGCTCTTGGTGCCCTCGCCTTGCTCGGCGATTGCCACGTCGGCACCGAGCTCGTTGAACGCGGGGTACGCGTCCTGCAGAACGAGTGCGTGCAGTGCACCGCCGGAACTCTCGTCGTCGCCTACGTCCTGGATGGCCGATATAGTCTCGTCGCCGACAGACAGCCATAGATCGCCGTCCCGCTCGGTCTCCGAGAGCATCGAGTCGGGAATCGGCTGCAGAACGTTCCGCCAGAGGCGTTCTCGGCTGTCTGTCCGAGTCTCGTCATGTTCCGGGAGCGCGGCTCGAATCACGTCCTCGCACTCCTCGAGTGGGATCGAGAGGTCATCCCGGTCCGACCGGAGTGCTTCATCGTGGACGGCCTTGCAGACGTCTCCTTGCGTGCTCTCGTCGGTAAGGAGATCGACGCCCGACTCGGCGAGTCCACCGAATGGCAGCTCTCGTTGAATCTGTTCGTCAGTGAGTGGCTGCTCGCCGTACCGCTCGAGACTGTCGGAGATAATCTCGTCGACGGCGCCTTTGCCCCGAAGCGGCGGGTAGGGCGCGAATGCCGAGAGTTTCAGCGGCCTCGAGTACTCGCCCCCGCCGGTTGGGAGCCGAGTCCATACTTTGTACTTCTCGGTTTGTATGAGGTCGTCTGGATTGTACCCCTTGAACCGGTCTGTCAAGATTTTCGCGTCATCGGCGTCGTTCGCCTTGAACGTGACCAGATTGTCAGCGTTATTCTTGAACGGCTTCAACACGCTCTCGTCGAGTTGTGACGGGTATTGGACGGCAGCAGTGACGCTCAGGTTCATCGATCGCGCTCTCGCGAGCATCGATTTGATGTCAAGTTGCTCACTGGCGATGTCGTCGAACTCGTCGGCAAATATGAAGTAGGGGTCCGGGTCCATCGTCTCGTACGACCGATTTTGCACCGCTGACCAAATCCCACGCATCGCGGCGAGTGTCGTCAGTCGTTTCACGTCTGTACTGTCGACAGGCGTGCGAAGGACGACAATCCGATCCTCATCGATGAGGTCGCGCCAGTCGATCGTTGACTCTCGCCGGGCAATGATCCGACGCACGACGCCATTCTCAACCCACGCTTTCACACGCTTCATGAGCGGGCGGAGTTGTTCCTCGTCCATCTCGGCGACTTGCTCGAGGAACTCGCCGACATAGGGGTCGGGACACTCCTCAGCGAACGTCTCCCGGCGCTCCTGGTTCAACAGGATGAAATAGAAGTCAATAACGCCGTAGTTGGGCCGCTCCGGGTCGGCGTTCGCCTTCATCATGGCTCGAGCCATCGATTCGGTCACTGACTCCATCGTCGCGTGAAGTTCGCCTTTCGCGGCTAACGCGGCTTTCAGATTCTCGAGGCGACTTTCAATTCCCGTCTCGAGTTCGACGTCACTGGCTGTCTCCGGGACATCAAGCAGGTTCAGACCGATCTCCTGCTCGTTCTCGGTCCCCGGCTCAATCCAAACCACGTCATCGAGCCGCTGTTCTGGGAGTTTCCGAAGGAGTTCCCGTGAGTCCTTGCCCTTGGGATCGAAGTACGCGAACCCGTGTCCAGAGTACGCCAACTGGATCATCCAGTTGAGTAGTTCCGTCGTTTTGCCGGCGCCAGAAACGCCAGCCACCCAGAGGTGTTGGGCGAGTGACCCGAACGGGATCCCGGCCTCGCGGAACCCTTCTTGTGGATCTTCAGTGTATCCGACCCACAAGTCCTTCTCCGGATTACTGTGGCCCTCCTCGAGAATCCGACGGACGGCAGGGCCAGCAACGACACCTTCCGCTTCGGTCTCTGTGATGGCCTCGACGCCGCCGATACGTTCCACACCAGTCGGCGTGATATCGTACGTCTCTCCCGTGGCGGTCGTCTCCTCGTCCTGGACGTCCTCGCTCTCGTCGCTGTCGTCGTCGGAACTTGATCCAAATCCAAACAGGTTCATCGGTTCTCACTCTTGTTCGAGTCCGCAGGAACCCGCGAGCCCTCTTGCGTGTGTTTCCAGTCGATCCGTGGTGTCTCGATCTCCTCGTTCGGGATGTGTGCAGCGCTGGCGAGCTCGTCGACGGTCAAGATCATCTCCCGCTCGGACCACGCCCTCGAGTGGACGTCGTTGATCAGCGTCCGAGCATCAGCGACCGACTCGGCGACGAATCCTTGCTCTGTCGTCGCGTTATAGTACTTCACGAACATCCCCGCCACGCCTCGAGCGCGAGCTTCGGCCTCAGTCTGGTTCGGAGAGGCCGCGAGAACGCG
Proteins encoded in this region:
- a CDS encoding type IV secretory system conjugative DNA transfer family protein, giving the protein MNLFGFGSSSDDDSDESEDVQDEETTATGETYDITPTGVERIGGVEAITETEAEGVVAGPAVRRILEEGHSNPEKDLWVGYTEDPQEGFREAGIPFGSLAQHLWVAGVSGAGKTTELLNWMIQLAYSGHGFAYFDPKGKDSRELLRKLPEQRLDDVVWIEPGTENEQEIGLNLLDVPETASDVELETGIESRLENLKAALAAKGELHATMESVTESMARAMMKANADPERPNYGVIDFYFILLNQERRETFAEECPDPYVGEFLEQVAEMDEEQLRPLMKRVKAWVENGVVRRIIARRESTIDWRDLIDEDRIVVLRTPVDSTDVKRLTTLAAMRGIWSAVQNRSYETMDPDPYFIFADEFDDIASEQLDIKSMLARARSMNLSVTAAVQYPSQLDESVLKPFKNNADNLVTFKANDADDAKILTDRFKGYNPDDLIQTEKYKVWTRLPTGGGEYSRPLKLSAFAPYPPLRGKGAVDEIISDSLERYGEQPLTDEQIQRELPFGGLAESGVDLLTDESTQGDVCKAVHDEALRSDRDDLSIPLEECEDVIRAALPEHDETRTDSRERLWRNVLQPIPDSMLSETERDGDLWLSVGDETISAIQDVGDDESSGGALHALVLQDAYPAFNELGADVAIAEQGEGTKSLPDGTLDPMPLLEVDSDADPVAIAEALEEFREEYPTVDALTGGREAVLEAEKSTGSTKQGQTVRNLASAFSEGKNCLFVCREDVAENVWKTLAEEPRGARERHSVSGKIRFYNLRPLSIDGERVYRPGAREDVWVRDETTGEIILRDGAGEEHARFPDAKSVFTDIDRYPAVDNEVDKSMRTIKTPIIPEYEFNGETPEPGKDWYIIVVPTIDEDETLSVDDLKVYVDGMTIPLSSLGRDDRDDGGDEPQNESNDDLEPDPEEDDNSEAASETTASSNENTNNKNMESLDRLL
- a CDS encoding winged helix-turn-helix domain-containing protein, whose translation is MTSDTSATLSPKEADEIQEKLDQGNEHRRNILSALVSAESDTLNTSEIRNRANVPSGSMNHYLVTLTEWGILEETGEREYSQGGGRKARVWRLSEKGEEFVEEYSDALTPPKGAATAERVTALENRIEDLEDETRKRRKTIVEILKVIAESQDKQTQQQVSEIVTNADL